CCATTAAAACCATAATGACATGGTACAACTTCTACTTTCACGCACACAACATCAAAGAGAAATACTCACTTAGCATAAATCTTATTTACGCAAGATGAGATGAGATGAGATGAGATCTTAAAGCAATCAAAATAAATATACACCTTATACAGGATAGGTAGCTGCCAAAATGGAGACAAATGAGATTGTGTTTAAATTAGAAGGAACGGTGCTATTTTCTCCCGCACAACGCTGTTTAAATGGCCCCGATGGTTCAGTGGTAATATTAACTGAAAATAATCTGAGATTCTTACAATTACTGCTTAATGGAGTAACAGAGAAAGAACAGATCATCAATCAGGTATGGAAGGAACAGCGTGGAGCGGTCAGTGAAAGCAGTTATTACGGGCAACTCTATATGCTGCGAAAGGCATTTCTCCAAGTAGGGCTGAAGGAATCGCTTATTCATACTATTCCGCGCAAAGGAGTGCGTTATACCGGGTCAGTGAGTAAAATAGCAGTATGTAAAGAACCGCAGGAACAGCAAAACAGCACTGATATGCAACAGATCCCTGCACTCCCTGATGTTTCACAGTTAACCACACTCCCTTTACCGATAGAAAATATCGCTCCACAGGAGTTTCCGGCACAGAACAAACAAAGTTTCCTGCAAAGCTATCGCTGGAAAAAGTTAATTTCTTTACTGGCTTTTTTCTCTTTCTGCTGGCTCTCATTTCTCTCAATCTTAATCATGGTTATCTTATTTAGTGGGGAGAAACCAAATCCTTAACTCGCCAACCAAAATAAATATGATTTAAAAAGGCTAAATAAAGGTAACAAAAAGGATTTTTCAACCTGGAACACGTTTAATAGCAACCACTACCAACGAGGCGAAAACAAAAAAATCAAATCGGTCAGTAGCGATACATCAACTCAATACTTAATTTAAATATCGGGAATACTCCCACTACATTTAACAAGGAAAGAATTATGATGAATTTAATCACTAAAGGTTACGTTACAGCACAAGTTAATGCGCAACAGTTTATAAAAGATAATCGTGGTACGGTTATTGAGTACGTGTTGATTATTGCTGTAGCCGCCTCATTACTGGCCTTAGTAAAAACGCCGTTGAAGGGGATCGTCGATGCATCCATGGAAGAAATAAAAACAATGCTTTCTAATAAATAATAGAAACTCATCTTATCAACACGGCAGTGCCCTGCTGCCGTGTTTAATCTTATATCAGGATGGTGTATTGGATACCCTCAATATATTGATAAACGCACTGTTAATGTTGCAACTATTGTTCGTCTGTTATAGCGATATTCGTTATCGGACTATTAGCAATAAGTTTATTATCACTATCGCTATCAACGCGCTGGCCTTAGGTTTTACTATGAATCATGCGATTAACATAGTGATTCCTTTCAGTGCATTACTGATTGGTTATAGTCTATTTCATTTCCACCTGATTGGTGGGGGGGATGTTAAGTTAATCACTGTGTTGTTATTGGCACTGACGACGGCGAAATCACTGGATTTCATTCTCTATACAGCGATGATGGGCGGCGTAGTGATGATAATAGGTATGTTGGTTAATCGGGAGGATATTCAACAACGAGGCGTTCCTTATGCCGTGGCGATCTCTGCCGGATTTTTATTATCGT
The sequence above is drawn from the Yersinia enterocolitica subsp. enterocolitica genome and encodes:
- a CDS encoding A24 family peptidase, encoding MLQLLFVCYSDIRYRTISNKFIITIAINALALGFTMNHAINIVIPFSALLIGYSLFHFHLIGGGDVKLITVLLLALTTAKSLDFILYTAMMGGVVMIIGMLVNREDIQQRGVPYAVAISAGFLLSFLT
- a CDS encoding winged helix-turn-helix domain-containing protein — protein: METNEIVFKLEGTVLFSPAQRCLNGPDGSVVILTENNLRFLQLLLNGVTEKEQIINQVWKEQRGAVSESSYYGQLYMLRKAFLQVGLKESLIHTIPRKGVRYTGSVSKIAVCKEPQEQQNSTDMQQIPALPDVSQLTTLPLPIENIAPQEFPAQNKQSFLQSYRWKKLISLLAFFSFCWLSFLSILIMVILFSGEKPNP